A genomic segment from Thiomicrorhabdus aquaedulcis encodes:
- a CDS encoding nucleoside deaminase, with protein sequence MSGILSKQAYAALLEPAFEQAEIGFSEGGVPVGAALFDASGDLLSVGRNRRVQENDPSIHGETDAFRRAGRQSSYRDKILVTTLAPCWYCSGLIRQFNIGTVVVGESVNFEGHLDWLREARVQVVELNDARCISLMASFIQQSPDIWNEDIGECACDSCC encoded by the coding sequence ATGTCAGGAATTTTGTCTAAACAAGCGTATGCTGCTTTGCTTGAACCCGCTTTTGAGCAGGCCGAAATTGGGTTTTCCGAAGGAGGCGTGCCTGTGGGAGCGGCTTTGTTCGATGCGTCTGGCGATTTATTGAGCGTTGGTCGTAATCGACGAGTGCAGGAAAACGACCCGTCTATTCATGGTGAAACAGATGCCTTTCGGCGGGCGGGGCGGCAGTCTTCTTATCGCGACAAAATTTTAGTCACCACTTTGGCACCCTGTTGGTATTGTTCGGGTTTAATTCGGCAGTTTAATATTGGCACGGTGGTGGTGGGCGAGTCGGTTAATTTTGAAGGGCATTTGGACTGGCTAAGAGAGGCGAGGGTTCAGGTGGTTGAGTTGAATGATGCGCGATGTATATCGCTCATGGCAAGCTTTATTCAGCAAAGTCCCGATATTTGGAATGAAGATATTGGGGAGTGCGCTTGTGACTCATGCTGCTAG
- the thrC gene encoding threonine synthase: MNFIETRGNDCHFPLELPFSAVILSPMSSFGGIYSPKTLPHLGQEFLAAHLQSNYKTLARAVLDAFEIDIDSAVIDQALSLYDQFDDPSNPVPVVKVLDDLYVSELYHGPTRAFKDMALQPFGTVLSAIAKQRNEKYLILAATSGDTGPAALDTFRNKENVMVACLYPQGGTSDVQRLQMVTEDAANLKVIGIKGDFDDAQSALKRLLVSDKFKAKLMEHGISLSAANSVNFGRIIFQTIYHIHSYLELIRQGAITLGEKIYLNVPSGNFGNALGGYYAMKMGLPVQKFLSRPTTTTCLPSL, encoded by the coding sequence ATGAATTTTATCGAAACGCGTGGAAACGACTGCCATTTTCCGCTAGAACTGCCTTTTTCGGCGGTTATTTTAAGTCCAATGTCGTCGTTTGGTGGCATTTACTCACCCAAAACCTTGCCGCATTTGGGTCAAGAATTTTTAGCCGCCCATTTACAATCCAACTACAAAACATTGGCGCGCGCGGTGCTAGACGCCTTTGAAATTGACATTGACAGCGCGGTGATTGACCAGGCTTTAAGTCTGTACGACCAGTTTGACGACCCAAGCAACCCCGTTCCGGTGGTTAAAGTGTTAGACGATTTGTACGTTAGCGAGTTGTACCACGGTCCTACGCGCGCCTTTAAAGACATGGCGTTGCAACCGTTTGGCACTGTGTTGTCGGCCATTGCCAAACAGCGCAACGAAAAGTACTTAATTTTAGCGGCCACCAGTGGCGACACCGGACCTGCGGCGTTAGACACGTTTAGAAACAAAGAAAACGTCATGGTGGCGTGCTTGTATCCGCAAGGCGGAACATCGGACGTGCAGCGTTTGCAAATGGTGACCGAAGACGCGGCCAACTTAAAAGTTATTGGTATTAAAGGCGATTTTGACGACGCACAAAGCGCGCTTAAACGTTTATTGGTGTCGGACAAGTTTAAAGCCAAATTAATGGAACATGGCATCTCGTTGTCGGCAGCCAACTCGGTTAACTTTGGGCGCATTATTTTTCAAACCATTTACCACATTCACAGTTATTTAGAGTTGATACGCCAGGGCGCGATTACCTTGGGCGAAAAAATCTATTTAAACGTACCCAGTGGCAACTTTGGTAACGCACTAGGCGGCTATTACGCCATGAAAATGGGCTTGCCAGTGCAAAAATTCTTATCGCGTCCAACAACAACAACGTGCTTACCCAGTTTATAA
- the acnB gene encoding bifunctional aconitate hydratase 2/2-methylisocitrate dehydratase codes for MLNAYRQHVAERAELGIPPLSLDAKQTAQVVELIKNPPAGEAQFIVDLLTHRVPPGVDEASYVKASFLADVAKGTVKTDLISAEHATFLLGTMLGGYNVLPLIELLDSPINEVAEAAVVALSKTLLVYDAYHDVIEKAKINPFAQKVVQSWADAQWFLAKPKLPEHITVTVFKVDGETNTDDLSPATAAWSRPDIPLHAKEMLAARIDDVDGTIERLKAKGHPVAYVGDVVGTGSSRKSAMNSVMWFFGDDIAFVPNKRQGGVVLGGTIAPIFFNTAEDSGSLPIECNVEAMSMGDVITIHPYLGKITNEAGDTISTFELAPDTLADEVRAGGRVPLIIGRGLTDKARKSMKLAPSEVFIRPADKSAAAHGYTLAQKVVGKACGIAGVRPGMYCEPHMSTVGSQDTTGAMTRDEMKELACLGFSADLVMQSFCHTAAYPKPVDITLQHSLPDFMTSRGGVALRPGDGVIHSWLNRLLLPDTVGTGGDSHTRFPIGISFPAGSGLVAFGATLGVMPLNMPESVLVRFKGQMQPGITLRDLVNAIPYQAIQEGLLTVEKKGKKNIFNGRVLEIEGLEHLKAEQAFELSDASAERSANGCVVKLAKEPIIEYLKSNMALINWMVENGYQDARTLLRRRDEMQAWIDNPQLLEADSDADYAAVIEIDLNTIKEPIVACPNDPDDVKLLSQVQGAHIDEVFIGSCMTNIGHYRAAGKVLETMGNVPTRLWIAPPTKMDERQLIEEGYYSIYGRVGARTEMPGCSLCMGNQARVADGATVFSTSTRNFPNRLGNGADVYLGSAELAAVCAALGRIPTIKEYMDAVAMLDTMSDDVYRYLQFDEMADYEVISPKKLSDIGVAVA; via the coding sequence ATGTTAAATGCGTACCGTCAACACGTCGCCGAGCGAGCTGAGCTTGGCATTCCCCCTTTGTCGTTAGACGCCAAACAAACGGCGCAAGTGGTGGAATTAATTAAAAACCCTCCCGCTGGCGAAGCCCAGTTTATTGTCGACCTACTGACCCATCGAGTGCCACCGGGTGTGGACGAAGCCTCTTATGTAAAAGCCAGTTTTTTAGCCGATGTGGCCAAAGGCACGGTTAAAACCGATTTAATTTCAGCCGAACACGCCACGTTTTTGTTAGGCACCATGCTGGGCGGTTACAACGTATTGCCGTTAATTGAACTGTTGGACAGCCCCATTAACGAAGTCGCCGAGGCCGCTGTGGTCGCTCTGTCTAAAACCTTATTGGTGTACGACGCGTACCATGATGTGATCGAAAAAGCCAAAATCAATCCCTTTGCTCAAAAAGTGGTGCAGTCTTGGGCCGATGCACAATGGTTTTTGGCCAAGCCCAAGTTACCAGAGCACATTACCGTTACCGTGTTTAAAGTGGACGGCGAAACCAACACCGACGATTTATCACCGGCCACCGCCGCATGGTCACGCCCAGACATTCCACTGCACGCCAAAGAGATGTTGGCCGCGCGCATTGACGACGTGGACGGCACCATTGAGCGTTTAAAAGCCAAAGGACATCCTGTCGCCTACGTGGGTGATGTGGTAGGCACCGGTTCTTCGCGTAAATCGGCCATGAACTCGGTCATGTGGTTTTTTGGCGACGACATTGCCTTTGTACCCAACAAGCGCCAAGGCGGCGTGGTATTGGGCGGCACTATTGCGCCGATTTTCTTTAACACCGCCGAAGACTCGGGTTCTTTACCCATAGAGTGCAATGTCGAAGCCATGAGCATGGGCGACGTGATTACCATTCATCCGTATTTAGGCAAAATCACCAACGAAGCAGGCGACACCATTTCAACGTTTGAACTCGCCCCCGACACCCTAGCCGACGAAGTGCGTGCCGGTGGACGCGTGCCCTTAATTATTGGCCGTGGTTTGACCGATAAAGCACGTAAATCGATGAAACTTGCTCCGTCTGAGGTGTTTATTCGCCCAGCTGATAAATCGGCGGCGGCACACGGTTATACTTTGGCGCAAAAAGTGGTGGGCAAAGCGTGCGGCATCGCCGGCGTGCGTCCAGGCATGTATTGCGAACCGCATATGTCCACCGTCGGTTCGCAAGATACCACCGGTGCGATGACCCGCGACGAGATGAAAGAGTTGGCGTGCCTAGGCTTTTCGGCCGATTTGGTGATGCAATCGTTTTGCCACACCGCCGCGTACCCTAAGCCGGTAGACATTACCTTACAGCACTCGTTGCCCGACTTTATGACCAGTCGCGGAGGGGTGGCGTTGCGTCCAGGCGATGGGGTTATCCATTCTTGGCTAAACCGTTTATTGTTGCCGGATACGGTAGGCACAGGGGGCGACTCGCACACCCGTTTTCCAATTGGTATTTCGTTCCCAGCCGGATCAGGCCTGGTGGCCTTTGGCGCCACCTTGGGGGTGATGCCGCTTAATATGCCCGAATCGGTGCTGGTGCGCTTTAAAGGCCAAATGCAACCGGGGATTACCTTGCGCGATTTGGTCAACGCTATTCCGTACCAAGCGATTCAAGAAGGTCTATTAACCGTTGAGAAAAAGGGCAAGAAAAATATTTTTAACGGTCGAGTGTTAGAGATTGAAGGCTTAGAGCATTTAAAAGCCGAACAAGCGTTTGAATTATCCGACGCCTCGGCCGAACGTTCGGCCAACGGCTGCGTGGTTAAGTTGGCTAAAGAGCCCATTATTGAATATTTAAAATCCAATATGGCGCTGATTAATTGGATGGTCGAAAACGGTTACCAAGACGCGCGCACTTTGTTGCGTCGTCGTGATGAAATGCAAGCGTGGATTGATAATCCACAGCTGCTAGAAGCCGACAGCGATGCCGATTATGCGGCGGTGATAGAAATTGATTTAAACACCATTAAAGAGCCGATTGTGGCGTGTCCCAATGACCCTGACGATGTTAAGTTATTGTCGCAGGTGCAGGGCGCGCACATTGATGAGGTGTTTATTGGCTCGTGTATGACCAATATTGGTCACTATCGTGCCGCTGGCAAGGTGCTTGAAACCATGGGCAATGTGCCGACGCGTTTATGGATTGCGCCGCCGACTAAAATGGACGAGCGTCAACTCATTGAAGAAGGCTATTACAGTATTTACGGTCGCGTGGGCGCGCGCACCGAAATGCCGGGTTGTTCATTGTGCATGGGTAACCAAGCGCGTGTGGCCGATGGCGCAACGGTGTTTTCAACCTCAACCCGCAACTTTCCCAATCGTTTAGGCAACGGTGCCGATGTGTATTTAGGCTCGGCGGAATTGGCGGCGGTGTGCGCGGCGTTAGGGCGTATTCCGACCATTAAAGAGTACATGGATGCGGTTGCCATGCTGGACACCATGAGCGATGACGTATACCGTTATTTGCAATTTGATGAAATGGCCGATTACGAAGTGATTTCGCCCAAAAAACTGTCCGACATAGGCGTAGCAGTCGCGTAA
- a CDS encoding elongation factor-1 alpha: MQTSWLNLASLSLSVKALFTGYILVTGLGLIMAGAQIMLTHGMADGKVGLSVDDIVYSYYGNREGSKLESKLHGSMQHHATAEENFTLIQWAREGAPESQWQPIIKPIVDAKCASCHANMASLPNVADYKVMQTVAHIDQGASLSALTRVSHIHLFGIAFIFFFIGFIFSMASGIKPWLKALLIFVPFAFLLVDIASWWLTKWHPGFAYLVIIGGFGYSMAAVIMLFTSLYQMWIMPLRGQKSAENTWQDGR; this comes from the coding sequence ATGCAAACATCTTGGTTAAATTTAGCGAGTTTATCGTTGTCGGTAAAAGCGTTGTTTACCGGTTATATTTTAGTCACTGGACTCGGATTGATTATGGCTGGCGCGCAAATTATGCTCACCCACGGTATGGCCGACGGCAAAGTGGGGTTGTCGGTAGACGACATTGTGTACAGCTATTACGGTAATCGAGAAGGCTCTAAGTTAGAGAGCAAGCTGCACGGTTCGATGCAACATCACGCCACGGCAGAAGAGAACTTTACCTTAATCCAGTGGGCGCGAGAAGGTGCGCCCGAAAGCCAATGGCAGCCCATTATTAAACCCATTGTCGACGCTAAGTGCGCCAGCTGTCATGCCAATATGGCCAGCCTGCCAAACGTGGCCGATTATAAAGTCATGCAAACGGTCGCCCACATTGACCAAGGTGCGAGCTTGAGTGCGTTAACGCGCGTGTCGCATATTCATCTGTTTGGCATTGCGTTTATTTTCTTTTTTATTGGCTTTATTTTTTCGATGGCCAGCGGCATTAAACCGTGGTTAAAAGCGTTGCTTATTTTTGTGCCGTTTGCGTTTTTATTGGTGGACATTGCCTCTTGGTGGCTCACCAAATGGCACCCAGGATTTGCCTATTTGGTGATTATTGGTGGCTTTGGGTACAGTATGGCGGCGGTTATTATGCTGTTTACCTCGCTGTATCAAATGTGGATTATGCCGTTAAGGGGTCAAAAGTCCGCAGAAAACACCTGGCAAGATGGGCGCTAA
- a CDS encoding YcgN family cysteine cluster protein yields the protein MSEKFTNSSAPFWETKTLQQMTQGEWESICDGCGLCCLTKLQDDDTEEIVYTCVVCAYSDITTGQCRDYAHRSVNVPSCVQLTQEGIEQFDWLPDTCSYRVLHRGQSLPNWHPLISGDARSVGKAGVGLTAIAVVIDNGKLDYEDYLIPKP from the coding sequence ATGTCAGAAAAATTTACCAACTCAAGCGCCCCTTTTTGGGAAACCAAAACCCTGCAGCAAATGACGCAAGGTGAATGGGAGTCTATTTGTGATGGTTGTGGGTTATGTTGTTTAACCAAGCTGCAAGACGACGACACCGAAGAAATTGTCTACACTTGTGTGGTCTGTGCTTATTCGGATATTACGACTGGGCAGTGTCGCGATTACGCCCATCGCAGTGTTAACGTGCCAAGTTGCGTTCAGCTCACCCAAGAAGGTATTGAGCAGTTTGATTGGTTGCCCGATACCTGTTCGTACCGAGTGTTGCATCGTGGCCAAAGCTTGCCCAACTGGCATCCGTTAATTTCTGGCGATGCGCGCAGTGTCGGCAAAGCCGGTGTAGGATTAACCGCTATTGCGGTGGTTATCGACAACGGTAAACTGGATTACGAAGATTATTTAATCCCCAAACCCTAA
- a CDS encoding pseudouridine synthase, with protein MLSIIFKNADFVVVDKPSGLNFHSECVVQQDVSQALIPPDLLPEDATLDNARQPGLVVLVKQQLNCPELYPVHRLDKMTSGLVVFALNKPAAQRFGLMFAAHEVQKYYLAISDKKPNKKQGWVKGDMLSARRGSYKLAKTLQNPAITQFVTSLIAPKKRLFLVKPITGKTHQIRVALKSLAAPILGDLRYAERLSAQLSDRGYLHAYAMQFSLFNQSYEFVLAPNEGAEFLTLECQAIIKNWLHPWNFFSG; from the coding sequence ATGCTGAGCATTATTTTTAAAAATGCCGATTTTGTGGTGGTTGACAAGCCCAGCGGATTAAATTTTCACAGTGAGTGCGTGGTGCAACAAGACGTGTCGCAAGCATTGATACCGCCCGATTTACTGCCTGAAGATGCCACGCTTGACAATGCAAGGCAACCAGGCCTGGTGGTGTTGGTAAAACAACAATTAAATTGTCCTGAACTTTATCCGGTGCATCGGTTAGACAAAATGACCTCGGGACTGGTAGTGTTTGCACTTAATAAGCCGGCCGCACAACGGTTTGGCTTGATGTTTGCCGCGCATGAAGTGCAAAAATACTATTTGGCTATTAGCGATAAAAAACCCAACAAAAAACAAGGTTGGGTTAAGGGCGATATGCTCAGCGCCCGTCGGGGCAGCTACAAACTGGCTAAGACGTTGCAAAACCCGGCCATTACACAGTTTGTTACGTCGTTAATCGCCCCCAAAAAACGCCTGTTTTTGGTTAAACCCATTACTGGCAAAACGCACCAAATTAGAGTGGCCTTAAAAAGTTTAGCCGCGCCCATTTTGGGCGACCTACGTTATGCCGAGCGCCTATCGGCTCAGCTAAGTGATCGCGGGTATTTGCATGCGTACGCCATGCAATTTAGTCTTTTTAACCAATCTTACGAGTTTGTACTAGCGCCCAACGAAGGTGCCGAGTTTTTAACGCTCGAGTGCCAAGCCATTATTAAAAACTGGTTACACCCGTGGAATTTTTTTAGCGGTTAA
- a CDS encoding GNAT family N-acetyltransferase: MPLKIQVHSQISQIDAQQWDALVENHQPFLSHAFLHALEQHHCAAPRYGWHPQHLAIYHQNTLIAAMPLYEKHNSYGEFVFDQAWSNAWTQMGLAYFPKLVSAVPYSPVSGQRFLVRNVALQNMPINQTEDYSVEFLTQTLWNAALELAQQHAYSGLHLLFAHAAQQTWLAQQVAGQPFVYTRHDCHFHWFNQNYTGFDDFLAQLTPKKRKNIRQERQSVARAGVTFRRLNGHTATAQDWEHFGYFYTKTFTEKWSTPTLNTEFFKAVARALPNNVLLVLADKNGQCIAGSLMYYSDTTLFGRHWGCIEEVNHLHFEACYYQGIEFAIERGLQVFEPGAGGEHKIARGFVPVETQSTHWLNPSQIPPTLQADLDRGLQGFIKQEQQQNQNYIAQCQTHNPYKTT, encoded by the coding sequence ATGCCACTAAAGATTCAAGTTCACAGTCAAATCAGTCAAATTGACGCCCAACAATGGGATGCGCTGGTAGAAAACCACCAGCCATTTTTAAGCCATGCGTTTTTGCATGCGCTGGAGCAACACCATTGCGCCGCGCCAAGGTACGGTTGGCATCCTCAACACCTGGCGATTTACCATCAAAACACCTTAATCGCCGCCATGCCGCTGTACGAAAAACACAACAGTTACGGTGAATTTGTCTTTGACCAGGCCTGGTCAAACGCGTGGACGCAAATGGGGTTGGCGTATTTTCCTAAATTGGTTAGCGCTGTGCCTTACAGCCCTGTGAGTGGTCAACGTTTTTTGGTACGAAATGTGGCGTTACAGAATATGCCGATTAATCAAACTGAGGATTACTCGGTCGAATTTTTAACGCAAACCTTATGGAACGCCGCACTTGAGCTTGCGCAACAACACGCCTACAGTGGATTGCACCTTTTATTTGCCCACGCCGCGCAACAAACTTGGTTGGCGCAACAGGTGGCCGGCCAACCATTTGTTTATACTCGCCACGATTGTCATTTTCATTGGTTTAACCAAAACTACACTGGCTTTGACGATTTTTTGGCGCAATTAACGCCCAAAAAACGTAAGAACATTCGCCAAGAGCGTCAAAGTGTGGCGCGTGCGGGTGTTACTTTTAGGCGGCTAAACGGCCACACCGCCACCGCTCAAGACTGGGAGCATTTTGGCTATTTTTACACCAAAACCTTTACCGAAAAATGGAGTACGCCTACCTTAAACACCGAATTTTTTAAAGCCGTCGCACGGGCTTTACCCAACAACGTCTTGTTGGTATTGGCCGATAAAAACGGCCAGTGCATTGCCGGTTCGTTAATGTATTACAGCGATACCACACTGTTTGGCCGTCATTGGGGCTGTATTGAAGAGGTCAACCATCTGCATTTTGAAGCGTGCTATTACCAGGGCATTGAGTTTGCCATTGAACGCGGCTTGCAGGTGTTTGAACCTGGTGCGGGGGGCGAGCATAAAATAGCCCGTGGCTTTGTACCCGTTGAAACACAATCCACCCACTGGCTTAATCCATCACAGATTCCACCCACTCTGCAAGCCGATCTTGATCGTGGATTACAAGGTTTTATTAAACAAGAACAGCAACAAAATCAAAACTATATAGCCCAGTGTCAAACACACAATCCGTATAAAACAACATAA
- a CDS encoding RNA pyrophosphohydrolase: MIDQDGYRHNVGIIIVNKEGKLFWGKRIQQDAWQFPQGGIRENETPQQAVFRELKEEVGLEPSDVRVLGRTNGWLSYDLPKHLIRHYSQPVCIGQKQIWFMLGFEGDVERINLGLHDSPEFESWAWVDYWRPVQEVVSFKQAVYHQALTDLEGALKKFWLPR; the protein is encoded by the coding sequence ATGATCGATCAAGACGGTTACCGACATAATGTGGGCATTATTATTGTCAATAAAGAGGGCAAGCTGTTTTGGGGTAAACGAATTCAACAGGATGCCTGGCAGTTTCCACAAGGCGGCATTCGTGAAAATGAAACCCCGCAACAAGCGGTTTTTAGAGAGTTAAAAGAAGAAGTGGGTTTAGAGCCTTCTGACGTGCGTGTTTTAGGCCGCACCAATGGCTGGTTAAGTTACGATTTACCCAAACACCTTATTCGGCATTACAGTCAACCTGTGTGCATTGGCCAAAAACAAATTTGGTTTATGCTGGGGTTTGAAGGCGACGTTGAGCGCATTAATTTAGGCCTGCACGATTCGCCCGAGTTTGAATCGTGGGCGTGGGTTGATTATTGGCGTCCAGTGCAAGAGGTGGTTAGTTTTAAACAAGCGGTATACCATCAAGCGCTGACCGATTTAGAAGGCGCGCTTAAAAAGTTTTGGTTGCCAAGGTAG
- a CDS encoding HAD family hydrolase: MALAIFDLDNTLIAGDSDFLWGEFLVQNGYVNAEHFSEQNALFYQQYQAGTLDIMAYQRFALEPLTHHDMTTLNQWHNEFMEQFIKPRTLAKAHALINEHKARGDRLLIITATNTFITRPIGTYYGINELLGTEGVLVNNRYTGEVLGTPTFQQGKVTRLQAWLTEHNETLNGSYFYSDSHNDLPLLYIVEHPVVVDGDSKLLSVAQEKQWKTISLRD, translated from the coding sequence ATGGCATTAGCAATCTTTGATTTGGACAACACCTTAATTGCTGGCGACAGTGATTTTTTATGGGGTGAATTTTTGGTGCAAAATGGCTATGTTAACGCCGAACATTTTAGCGAGCAAAATGCCCTTTTTTACCAACAATATCAAGCGGGCACGCTAGACATTATGGCCTACCAGCGCTTTGCGCTCGAGCCATTAACGCATCATGACATGACTACTTTAAACCAATGGCATAATGAGTTTATGGAGCAGTTTATAAAACCCAGAACCCTCGCAAAAGCGCATGCACTTATTAACGAGCACAAAGCCCGTGGCGATCGGCTATTGATCATTACGGCCACCAACACCTTTATTACCCGGCCGATTGGCACGTACTACGGTATTAACGAACTGCTGGGCACCGAAGGTGTGTTGGTCAACAATCGTTACACTGGTGAAGTGTTGGGTACGCCCACCTTTCAGCAAGGCAAAGTGACCCGCTTACAGGCCTGGTTAACAGAGCACAATGAAACCTTAAACGGCAGTTATTTTTACTCAGACTCGCACAACGATCTTCCATTGCTGTACATTGTGGAACACCCCGTGGTGGTAGACGGTGACAGCAAATTATTAAGCGTGGCGCAAGAAAAGCAATGGAAAACCATAAGCTTGCGTGACTAA
- a CDS encoding flavodoxin — protein MSKVGLFYGTDTGNTERVADMIKDKFGADLIDVHDISTASAGDFAKYTNIILGQPTWYYGELQSSWDDFWNDFKSIDFTGKTVACFGLGDQADYSEYFLDAMGLMHDVAVENGATPAGYTSTDGYEFDESKAVTEDGEFFVGLGIDEDQQADKTAGRIDAWVEQVKEEMAL, from the coding sequence ATGAGCAAAGTGGGTCTATTTTACGGCACAGATACTGGCAATACCGAGCGCGTTGCAGACATGATTAAAGATAAATTTGGTGCCGACTTGATTGATGTGCATGACATTTCCACCGCGAGTGCTGGGGATTTTGCCAAGTATACTAATATTATTTTAGGCCAACCCACTTGGTATTACGGCGAACTGCAAAGCAGCTGGGACGATTTTTGGAACGATTTTAAGAGCATCGACTTTACCGGTAAAACCGTGGCCTGTTTTGGTTTGGGCGATCAGGCGGATTACTCAGAATACTTTTTGGATGCGATGGGCTTAATGCACGATGTTGCGGTAGAAAACGGCGCAACGCCTGCCGGTTATACCTCAACCGATGGTTATGAGTTTGATGAGTCAAAAGCGGTGACCGAAGACGGCGAGTTCTTTGTCGGCTTAGGAATCGACGAAGATCAGCAAGCCGATAAAACCGCTGGTCGCATTGACGCGTGGGTAGAACAGGTTAAAGAAGAGATGGCGTTGTAA
- the ampD gene encoding 1,6-anhydro-N-acetylmuramyl-L-alanine amidase AmpD: MKTTSSSNLYNINTQTGLVSSVEFIASPNFDARPKCVNPTLIVVHGISLPPNQFGGSAIADLFTNQLDAASDPYFEKIKGLKVSAHALIKRDGTLVQFVPFNQRAWHAGQSKFKGQANCNDFSVGIELEGTDFSCYTAMQYAVLARLIKSLREVYPGLQTANNDNIVGHSDIAPDRKTDPGAYFVWPALHRLLED, encoded by the coding sequence ATGAAAACCACTTCGTCTAGTAACTTATATAACATTAACACTCAAACAGGCCTGGTCAGTTCGGTTGAATTTATTGCCAGTCCTAATTTTGATGCCCGCCCAAAGTGCGTAAATCCTACCTTAATTGTGGTGCACGGCATTAGTTTGCCGCCCAATCAATTTGGAGGATCCGCCATTGCCGACTTGTTTACCAATCAACTGGATGCCGCTAGTGACCCATATTTTGAAAAGATAAAAGGGTTAAAAGTATCGGCTCACGCGCTGATTAAGCGCGATGGCACCTTGGTGCAGTTTGTGCCGTTTAACCAGCGCGCATGGCATGCCGGACAGTCGAAGTTTAAAGGGCAAGCAAATTGCAATGACTTTTCGGTAGGTATTGAGCTAGAGGGCACCGATTTTAGTTGTTATACCGCAATGCAATATGCGGTTTTGGCGCGCTTAATTAAAAGCCTGCGGGAGGTTTATCCAGGTTTACAAACCGCCAATAATGATAATATTGTTGGGCACAGCGACATAGCACCCGATCGAAAAACCGACCCTGGGGCGTATTTTGTTTGGCCTGCGCTGCATCGGCTGCTTGAGGATTGA
- the nadC gene encoding carboxylating nicotinate-nucleotide diphosphorylase encodes MTSTILPNYFLNLSTTVASALQEDVGAGDLTAQLIASNTQANAKIVCREAAIICGRPWFEEVFRQIDASIQIDWHITEGQAVAANQLICTLQGSARAILTAERTALNFLQTLSATATVTAQYVAQLKNTHTQLLDTRKTLPGLRLAQKYAVKCGGGCNHRMGLYDAILIKENHIMAAGGIAQAVNLAKTLHPGVSIEVETENLAEVKQALMAGANIIMLDNFSYEQMHAAVMLVSGQAKLEVSGNVEIDQLAHLAKTGVDFISSGALTKHIKAIDLSMRFEML; translated from the coding sequence ATGACGTCAACAATCCTGCCGAATTATTTTTTAAACTTAAGCACTACGGTCGCCTCCGCGTTGCAAGAAGACGTTGGTGCTGGAGATTTAACCGCGCAATTAATTGCGTCCAATACGCAAGCTAATGCCAAAATTGTCTGTCGCGAAGCGGCCATTATCTGTGGTCGCCCTTGGTTTGAGGAAGTCTTTAGGCAAATAGACGCCAGTATTCAAATTGACTGGCACATTACCGAGGGTCAAGCGGTCGCGGCGAATCAGCTAATTTGCACATTACAGGGTTCGGCTCGCGCGATTTTAACCGCCGAGCGCACTGCGCTCAATTTTTTACAAACCTTGTCGGCCACCGCCACGGTCACCGCGCAGTATGTTGCACAGCTCAAAAACACGCACACACAACTGTTAGACACACGTAAAACCCTACCAGGCCTGCGCTTGGCGCAAAAATACGCCGTTAAGTGTGGCGGTGGTTGCAATCATCGCATGGGGTTGTACGATGCCATTTTAATTAAAGAAAACCACATTATGGCCGCCGGTGGCATTGCACAGGCCGTTAATTTAGCGAAAACCTTGCATCCTGGCGTGTCCATTGAGGTTGAAACCGAAAACCTCGCCGAGGTTAAGCAAGCCTTAATGGCGGGCGCCAACATTATCATGCTTGACAACTTTAGCTATGAGCAGATGCACGCGGCTGTTATGCTGGTTAGCGGACAAGCCAAGCTCGAAGTATCGGGCAATGTCGAAATAGACCAACTTGCGCACTTAGCAAAAACGGGTGTGGATTTTATTTCGAGCGGCGCACTTACCAAACATATTAAGGCGATTGATCTTTCAATGCGCTTTGAGATGCTTTGA